One part of the Vitis riparia cultivar Riparia Gloire de Montpellier isolate 1030 chromosome 15, EGFV_Vit.rip_1.0, whole genome shotgun sequence genome encodes these proteins:
- the LOC117931993 gene encoding copper transporter 3-like → MNEELKQKHTGLWFGEDVDILFNDWPAGHSKFLFSFAIFLVFTISLFAHIYAMTPLSTPKMDPKSLLRHAAIHAFRTFIIYLVPLCVITFNLDVLITLLLGQLTGFLALTFYAQYHQPR, encoded by the coding sequence ATGAATGAAGAACTGAAGCAGAAGCACACAGGGTTGTGGTTTGGGGAGGATGTGGACATCCTGTTCAATGACTGGCCCGCAGGTCACAGCAAATTCCTTTTCTCCTTTGCTATATTTCTTGTGTTCACCATATCTCTGTTCGCTCATATTTATGCAATGACTCCCTTGAGCACCCCCAAGATGGATCCTAAGAGCCTGCTCCGACATGCTGCCATTCATGCCTTCCGCACTTTCATCATCTACTTGGTCCCCCTCTGTGTCATCACCTTCAACCTCGATGTCTTAATCACACTACTCCTTGGACAGCTTACCGGCTTCTTGGCTCTCACATTCTACGCCCAATATCATCAACCCCGCTGA